The following proteins are encoded in a genomic region of Notolabrus celidotus isolate fNotCel1 unplaced genomic scaffold, fNotCel1.pri scaffold_322_arrow_ctg1, whole genome shotgun sequence:
- the LOC117809656 gene encoding forkhead box protein B1-like gives MPRPGRNTYSDQKPPYSYISLTAMAIQSCPEKMLPLSEIYKFIMDRFPYYRENTQRWQNSLRHNLSFNDCFIKIPRRPDQPGKGSFWALHPSCGDMFENGSFLRRRKRFKVGSMGGLQAPDPLASSKSQDAAHFLQQQAKLRLSALHAAAHLPQTGYSLSSAPPPSGFKHPFAIENIISREYKMPFSTSGYPLQHQLAPAWTHMYGSSMMDPAAPISMATTDYSAYMPLKSLCHGQTLPAIPVPIKPTPTSMGLPGLPTHIPAFLANSPQSLSPTTPQSSPAAPGEQLSSSTVTVH, from the coding sequence ATGCCTCGCCCGGGGAGGAACACGTACAGCGACCAGAAGCCTCCGTACTCCTACATCTCCCTCACGGCCATGGCCATCCAGAGCTGCCCGGAGAAGATGCTCCCCCTCAGTGAGATCTACAAGTTCATCATGGACCGGTTCCCGTACTACCGGGAGAACACGCAGCGGTGGCAGAACTCTCTGCGCCACAATCTGTCCTTCAACGACTGCTTCATTAAGATCCCCCGCAGACCGGATCAGCCCGGGAAGGGGAGCTTCTGGGCTCTTCACCCGAGCTGCGGGGACATGTTTGAGAACGGGAGTTTTCTGCGGCGCAGGAAACGGTTTAAGGTGGGCAGCATGGGCGGCCTGCAGGCCCCGGACCCGCTGGCGTCCAGCAAGTCCCAGGACGCGGCTcacttcctgcagcagcaggcCAAGCTGCGGCTCAGCGCGCTGCACGCGGCCGCGCACCTCCCGCAGACCGGATACAGCCTGAGCTCCGCGCCGCCGCCGTCCGGGTTCAAACACCCGTTCGCCATCGAGAACATCATCTCCAGGGAGTACAAGATGCCCTTCAGCACATCCGGGTACCCGCTGCAACACCAGCTGGCCCCGGCCTGGACTCACATGTACGGGTCCAGCATGATGGACCCCGCGGCCCCCATCTCCATGGCAACCACAGACTACTCGGCCTACATGCCGCTGAAGTCGCTCTGCCACGGACAGACTCTGCCGGCCATCCCGGTGCCCATCAAACCCACGCCCACCTCCATGGGCCTGCCGGGGCTGCCCACACACATCCCGGCCTTCCTGGCCAACTCTCCCCAGTCCCTGAGCCCCACGACCCCGCAGAGCAGCCCGGCCGCGCCCGGGGAGCAGCTTTCCTCCTCCACGGTGACGGTGCACTGA